One stretch of Halobaculum marinum DNA includes these proteins:
- the phoU gene encoding phosphate signaling complex protein PhoU, with protein MPREKYQERLTQLRDDVLYMSEIVAERLRMGMDALAEKDEELAHRVIEEDAEVNQLYLELEQDCIDLLALQQPVAGDLRFVAATFKIITDLERIGDLATNLGEHTLQAERDVFSDVDVQRIGEATLDMLDDAMTAYAEENADACFAVAADDDDVDELCENASSAVMLELIEREGVTEEDVDALMADVSRLLLTIRDLERVGDHAVNIAARTLYMIENNDELIY; from the coding sequence ATGCCCAGAGAGAAGTATCAGGAACGTCTTACGCAACTCCGCGACGACGTGCTCTACATGAGCGAGATCGTCGCCGAGCGTCTCCGGATGGGGATGGACGCGCTCGCGGAAAAAGACGAGGAGCTCGCACATCGCGTCATCGAAGAGGACGCCGAGGTGAACCAGCTGTACCTGGAACTGGAACAGGACTGCATCGACCTGCTGGCCCTCCAGCAGCCGGTCGCGGGCGACCTCCGCTTCGTCGCCGCGACGTTCAAGATCATCACCGACCTCGAACGGATCGGCGACCTCGCGACGAACCTCGGCGAACACACCCTGCAGGCCGAACGCGACGTGTTCTCCGACGTCGACGTCCAACGCATCGGCGAGGCGACCCTCGACATGCTCGACGACGCGATGACCGCGTACGCCGAGGAGAACGCCGACGCCTGCTTCGCGGTCGCCGCGGACGACGACGACGTCGACGAACTGTGTGAGAACGCCTCCAGCGCCGTGATGCTCGAACTCATCGAGCGCGAGGGCGTCACCGAGGAGGACGTCGACGCGCTGATGGCGGACGTCTCGCGGCTCCTGCTGACGATCCGCGACCTCGAACGCGTCGGCGACCACGCGGTCAACATCGCCGCGCGGACGCTGTACATGATCGAGAACAACGACGAACTGATCTACTGA
- a CDS encoding CDC48 family AAA ATPase: MNEVQLEVAKAYPNDSGRGIARLDPDTLLHLKLSPGDIIEIEGAETTAAKVWRADRQDWNTDTVRIDGFTRQNADVGIGERVTIRKAEAKKAEKLTLAPPEEASVQFGSDAAGMVKRQILKRPVVERDIVPVMSSTNHPFMRSPGQAIPLIAVDTEPEGVCLITEDTEVELREEPISGFEKTGGGITYEDIGGLQGEIQRVREMVELPMKHPQIFKKLGIEPPQGVLLHGPPGTGKTLLAKAVANETSASFFSIAGPEIISKYYGESEQQLREIFEDAKDESPSIIFIDELDSIAPKREDVTGEVERRVVAQLLTMMDGLETRGQVIVIAATNRVDSVDPALRRPGRFDREIEIGVPDEVGRKEILQIHTRGMPLSDDVDLDHLADETHGFVGADIESLTKEAAMKALRRYLPEIDLDEEDIPPSLVDRMIVKRNDFQGALAEVEPSAMREVLVELPKVTWEDVGGLDDAQQQVKEAVEWPLTTPEKFDRMGIEAPKGVLLYGPPGTGKTLMAKAVANETNANFISVRGPQLLSKWVGESEKAIRQTFRKARQVSPTVIFFDELDSLAPSRGQEMGNNVSERVVNQLLTELDGLEEMGNVMVIGATNRPDMIDPALIRSGRFDRLVMIGQPDEEGREQILKIHTGDTPLAADVSLRELAERTDGYVGSDLESIAREAAIQALREDDDAEDVNMRHFEQAMENVRPTISEAIMDYYADIEEQFKGGGTDSLRTDRSGRIGFQ, translated from the coding sequence ATGAATGAAGTCCAACTCGAAGTCGCGAAGGCGTACCCGAACGACTCCGGGAGAGGGATCGCCCGCCTCGACCCGGACACCCTGCTGCACTTAAAGCTCTCCCCCGGCGACATCATCGAGATCGAGGGCGCCGAGACCACCGCGGCGAAGGTCTGGCGCGCCGACCGGCAGGACTGGAACACCGACACCGTCCGCATCGACGGCTTCACGCGCCAGAACGCCGACGTGGGCATCGGCGAGCGCGTCACCATCCGCAAGGCGGAGGCGAAGAAGGCAGAGAAACTGACGCTCGCGCCGCCGGAGGAGGCGTCCGTGCAGTTCGGCTCCGACGCCGCGGGCATGGTGAAACGACAGATCCTCAAGCGCCCGGTCGTCGAGCGCGACATCGTCCCCGTGATGTCCTCCACGAACCACCCGTTCATGCGCTCGCCCGGGCAGGCGATCCCGCTCATCGCCGTCGACACCGAACCGGAGGGCGTCTGCCTCATCACCGAGGACACCGAGGTCGAACTCCGCGAGGAGCCGATCTCCGGGTTCGAGAAGACCGGCGGCGGCATCACCTACGAGGACATCGGCGGCCTCCAAGGCGAGATCCAGCGCGTCCGCGAGATGGTCGAGTTGCCGATGAAGCACCCTCAGATCTTCAAGAAACTGGGGATCGAGCCGCCGCAGGGGGTCCTCCTCCACGGGCCGCCCGGCACCGGGAAGACGCTGCTGGCGAAGGCCGTCGCCAACGAGACCTCGGCGAGTTTCTTCTCCATCGCCGGGCCGGAGATCATCTCGAAGTACTACGGCGAGTCCGAACAGCAACTGCGTGAGATCTTCGAGGACGCGAAAGACGAGTCGCCCTCCATCATCTTCATCGACGAGTTGGACTCCATCGCGCCCAAGCGCGAGGACGTGACCGGCGAGGTCGAGCGCCGCGTCGTCGCCCAACTGCTGACGATGATGGACGGGTTGGAGACGCGCGGACAGGTGATCGTCATCGCGGCGACGAACCGCGTCGACTCCGTCGACCCAGCGCTGCGTCGCCCCGGGCGCTTCGACCGTGAGATCGAGATCGGCGTCCCCGACGAGGTCGGCCGCAAGGAGATCCTCCAGATCCACACCCGCGGCATGCCGCTGTCGGACGACGTGGACCTTGACCACCTCGCCGACGAGACGCACGGCTTCGTCGGCGCCGACATCGAGAGCCTGACGAAGGAGGCGGCGATGAAGGCGCTCCGGCGCTACCTCCCGGAGATCGACTTGGACGAGGAGGACATCCCGCCGAGCCTCGTCGACCGGATGATCGTCAAGCGCAACGACTTCCAGGGCGCCCTCGCGGAGGTTGAGCCCTCGGCGATGCGGGAGGTGCTCGTCGAACTCCCGAAGGTCACCTGGGAGGACGTCGGCGGGCTCGACGACGCCCAACAGCAGGTGAAGGAGGCCGTCGAGTGGCCGCTCACGACCCCCGAGAAGTTCGACCGGATGGGCATCGAGGCGCCGAAGGGCGTCCTCCTGTACGGCCCGCCCGGCACCGGGAAGACGCTGATGGCGAAGGCCGTCGCCAACGAGACGAACGCGAACTTCATCTCGGTGCGCGGGCCCCAGCTCCTGAGCAAGTGGGTCGGTGAGTCCGAGAAGGCGATCCGGCAGACGTTCCGGAAGGCCCGGCAGGTGTCGCCCACCGTCATCTTCTTCGACGAGCTCGACTCGTTGGCGCCCAGCCGCGGGCAGGAGATGGGGAACAACGTCTCCGAGCGCGTCGTCAACCAGCTCCTGACGGAACTGGACGGCCTCGAGGAGATGGGCAACGTGATGGTCATCGGCGCGACGAACCGCCCGGACATGATCGACCCCGCGCTCATCCGCTCGGGCCGGTTCGACCGGCTCGTGATGATCGGCCAGCCCGACGAGGAGGGGCGCGAGCAGATCCTCAAGATCCACACCGGCGACACGCCGCTCGCGGCGGACGTGAGCCTGCGCGAACTCGCCGAGCGCACCGACGGCTACGTCGGCTCCGACCTGGAGTCCATCGCCCGCGAGGCCGCCATTCAGGCGCTGCGCGAGGACGACGACGCCGAGGACGTGAACATGCGCCACTTCGAGCAGGCGATGGAGAACGTCCGGCCCACCATCTCGGAGGCGATCATGGACTACTACGCGGACATCGAAGAGCAGTTCAAGGGCGGCGGCACCGACAGCCTCCGCACCGACCGGAGCGGCCGGATCGGCTTCCAATGA